Part of the Apostichopus japonicus isolate 1M-3 chromosome 13, ASM3797524v1, whole genome shotgun sequence genome is shown below.
AACCAATGCGCGCATGAGATATAAATAGTTATGTAACAAACTTAATGCACAGAGGAACCTTTGTGCCAATAGTTCCGTTGAGATTCTTACTTTACTGTTgttgaaaatgttatcaaaacaaaatcattcaatCTACCCAGTTACATTTTTATAAACCGAAATAGGCATCTGGCAAAGATTGATTACGAACTGCGACCATGACAGCATTTGAATTTTCAAGAACTAATACATTACATTAGCCTGACACTTACTGCGCATAGTTACCTTTCTACTTATTGTTGACACGTCTAATTTTCTAACCTGCGTGTTAACAGATTTGCAGAGATTTCGAAAAGTACATTTATTCTTCAGACATCCCTTCAGAGCTTTCCTGTACGAGCTTTTGACAAAGCCATAAATATACGCATTCCAAATGCAATTAGAAATCGCTAACAAGAAGACGACTTTTGCCGAACTGCCAGATGGATTTTGAAGAAAACGCATACAAAATGTCCAGACAACGTAAGGTACCCAAGAACACATGAAAATCCCGTACAACACTACCATACTGCGAAATGCTTTTCGTTTATGTAACTTCTTGGCAACTGTCCGTTGCCATGCCATCGTACCGTGGCCAGCTCCCGGATGTCTTTGCTTACTTTGCTGCGATAAAGCTCTAGTCATGTTGTACGGAATGTTCTGGTCTGTATCAGTAATCACGTGACAGTCCTGGACAGgcttgatgacatcattcacacGAAACAGCAACTCGGGCTTAACTTGAATTAGTCTTCCGGTTTGACCGGCGCGCAATTCTCCCAACTTATTTGCAGGCTTACTTTCAACAGTTTGCATGTTTACTTCATGGCATGCCGCATAGGAACCGGCCGACAATGTGTTACTCAAAGTCGACGAGGGAGCAGCAGATTCCTTGTTAAGAGAATTTGTGTTGGTCATGTATGTTTCCTCCGAAGAGTTTGAATTGTGGTGGGTTTGCTGCAGGCGGCTTTTTGGTACACACGGGTCTATCTTTCGTCTAGCCCTCTTTACCACGTAGAATATTTTGCCATATGAAAACGTGTGCACTGCAAGTGGTACAAGAAACCGAAACGTCTCGATAATACATACAGCCTTAAAGGATATTGTTTGCCACGAGACCGTACAAGTTCCGGTCACGTGATTGAAGGAATATCCCGTACCTTCGAAAATTGGTATAGTTGCGGTTATGAATCCCAGAATCCAAGCACTCGAAGAGGAGAGACCTGCTCGCTTGAAAATCCTGACTTGATGATCTTCATATTGGTTAGGCTTCACAATAGCGGTATACCTGTGTGTAtgaggaaaagaaatgaaaaaaaaaaataaaacaggtaCTTGACAAGAGTTTAAAAATTACTTCTATAGGTGATTTTACTTTCTATAAATGAGGTTTGATTTTGAATAAATcaacattatatttatttaaaggtGACGAAAAGGTCATTTAAAGTAATATGACGTCACTATATGTAAGATGAACCGAGTGTTAAACACGAAGGTAATTAACTCCTAAACTCCTGAAGTGAAGAGGGTCACAGTTTGACCAATTTTTTGATGCGACTAGGGTTGAGAGttgatcaagttgtttggtttttgtggCCATAGATTCTATCTTGGCAGGCTTTTCTATCAAAGTAACTAGAACTTATTACAGAAGAAAATAATCATGAGTGGGTACATGAATGAAAGCAAgaccaaagaaacaaaaaacatgtaACAAAGAACGATCGCACTTACATTATGTTTTAAGTTTCTTAGATTTGAGAAAAATGATCACCTTTAAGATTGAGCAATCCTCACCAACTTATAAACAAGTTGCAATCTGACAGTTCTTAGGTTACATCAACTTAATTAAATCACAGGTAGCTGGTGTACTTTAAGGGGGAAAACAATTGTATTACACCTGCTGTATACCGCTGGATGATTTCAGC
Proteins encoded:
- the LOC139978453 gene encoding uncharacterized protein isoform X2; protein product: MSSKRTKPVLKWNFPRVKKNLIEYTAIVKPNQYEDHQVRIFKRAGLSSSSAWILGFITATIPIFEGTGYSFNHVTGTCTVSWQTISFKAVCIIETFRFLVPLAVHTFSYGKIFYVVKRARRKIDPCVPKSRLQQTHHNSNSSEETYMTNTNSLNKESAAPSSTLSNTLSAGSYAACHEVNMQTVESKPANKLGELRAGQTGRLIQVKPELLFRVNDVIKPVQDCHVITDTDQNIPYNMTRALSQQSKQRHPGAGHGTMAWQRTVAKKLHKRKAFRSMVVLYGIFMCSWVPYVVWTFCMRFLQNPSGSSAKVVFLLAISNCIWNAYIYGFVKSSYRKALKGCLKNKCTFRNLCKSVNTQVRKLDVSTISRKVTMRSKCQANVMY
- the LOC139978453 gene encoding octopamine receptor-like isoform X1, whose protein sequence is MGNSTVLNVFGSDGAYAYLWPYTLTVGFMLLSGVAGNLMIILVTVFNPALRNLTGSLVVNLAVADLFVLLTTIPFIIVANLQGGWKHGIVLCYAVGFAETFFTTTAALSMTLISYDRYTAIVKPNQYEDHQVRIFKRAGLSSSSAWILGFITATIPIFEGTGYSFNHVTGTCTVSWQTISFKAVCIIETFRFLVPLAVHTFSYGKIFYVVKRARRKIDPCVPKSRLQQTHHNSNSSEETYMTNTNSLNKESAAPSSTLSNTLSAGSYAACHEVNMQTVESKPANKLGELRAGQTGRLIQVKPELLFRVNDVIKPVQDCHVITDTDQNIPYNMTRALSQQSKQRHPGAGHGTMAWQRTVAKKLHKRKAFRSMVVLYGIFMCSWVPYVVWTFCMRFLQNPSGSSAKVVFLLAISNCIWNAYIYGFVKSSYRKALKGCLKNKCTFRNLCKSVNTQVRKLDVSTISRKVTMRSKCQANVMY